One part of the Coffea eugenioides isolate CCC68of chromosome 10, Ceug_1.0, whole genome shotgun sequence genome encodes these proteins:
- the LOC113749628 gene encoding uncharacterized protein LOC113749628, with protein sequence MAKSRNTRKQTKENKKEINRKRSPEQKEKPHSWAVVRSLFTCKHLQAQMQQQQLQKAEQQQQKKNSEEKKQQKEEQGKQEKQMPDMEENHKKCKKIKCSGSLCSNTKVMHRPEPVSPEDLKKRASSSMGGSFNTENVSCRSIKVTLNDLNGAVVSASSSSSSMSAASTTNSPLITGSFRGMPFRKFSSCYECRMVVDPVLGMTRDPSLRSTICSCPECGEIFMKAENLELHQAVRHAVSELGPEDTSKNIVEIIFQSSWLKKQTPVCKIDRILKVHNTSKTVSRFEEYRDSIKDKATKHTKKHPRCIADGNELLRFHCTTFMCSLGLNGSSNLCNSIPNCNVCSIIKNGFKVTGEFSLAGEVTGKAILTTATSGKAHDNARVVLEDDKRAMLVCRVIAGRVKRNLEGSLEEYDSVAGAAGVYSNLDELYVFNPKAILPCFVVIYRGF encoded by the exons ATGGCTAAAAGCAGAAATACCAGGAAACAAACAAAAGAGAACAAGAAGGAGATTAATCGGAAGAGAAGTCCTGAGCAAAAAGAGAAACCACATTCATGGGCTGTCGTGAGAAGCCTCTTCACCTGCAAACACCTTCAAGCACAAATGCAGCAGCAGCAACTACAAAAGGCggagcagcagcagcagaagAAGAATTCAGAAGAGAAGAAACAGCAAAAGGAAGAACAAGGGAAGCAGGAAAAACAAATGCCAGATATGGAGGAAAACCACAAAAAGTGCAAGAAAATAAAGTGTTCAGGCTCACTATGTAGCAATACAAAAGTCATGCATAGGCCTGAACCTGTGTCACCTGAGGATCTAAAGAAAAGGGCTTCATCATCAATGGGGGGCTCATTCAACActgaaaatgtttcttgcagATCAATTAAAGTTACTCTCAATGATCTCAATGGGGCTGTGGTTTCTgcttcatcatcttcttcttcaatgtCTGCTGCTTCTACTACTAATTCTCCTTTAATTACTGGATCTTTCAGAGGAATGCCTTTCAGGAAATTTTCCAGCTGCTATGAGTGTAGAATGGTGGTTGATCCTGTTCTTGGGATGACTAGAGACCCTTCTTTAAGATCTACAATTTGTTCATGTCCAGAATGTGGTGAAATCTTCatgaaagctgaaaatttggAGCTTCATCAAGCTGTGAGGCATGCAG TGTCTGAATTGGGACCTGAAGACACAAGCAAGAACATTGTGGAGATCATATTTCAATCAAGCTGGCTAAAGAAACAGACCCCAGTGTGCAAAATAGACAGGATTCTGAAAGTGCACAATACTTCCAAAACAGTCAGCAGATTTGAAGAATACAGAGATTCCATCAAAGACAAGGCTACCAAGCACACAAAAAAACATCCACGCTGCATTGCAGATGGCAATGAACTCCTGAGGTTCCATTGCACCACTTTTATGTGCTCACTAGGACTAAATGGCTCATCAAACCTGTGCAACTCAATCCCAAACTGTAATGTCTGTAGTATAATTAAAAATGGTTTTAAGGTCACCGGAGAATTTTCTTTGGCCGGAGAGGTCACCGGAAAAGCTATTCTGACGACTGCAACAAGCGGAAAAGCCCATGACAATGCAAGGGTTGTGCTAGAGGATGACAAGAGAGCAATGCTGGTTTGTAGGGTCATTGCTGGAAGAGTAAAGAGGAACTTGGAGGGAAGTCTTGAGGAGTATGATTCTGTGGCTGGAGCTGCTGGAGTTTATTCTAATTTAGATGAATTGTATGTTTTTAATCCTAAGGCTATATTGCCTTGTTTTGTTGTAATTTACAGAGGATTTTAG